One window from the genome of Bacteroidales bacterium encodes:
- the rsmH gene encoding 16S rRNA (cytosine(1402)-N(4))-methyltransferase RsmH encodes MKIFHNPVMLKEAVDGLNIKPGGIYVDATFGGGGHAKEILKKIENGQLMAFDRDIDAIKNKVDDERLILLNNNFRYLKHFLKYYKAIPVDGILADLGVSSHQFDTAERGFSTRFNSKLDMRMDIRNANTAVEIVNDYSEEKLSEIFNNYGELNNHKALAKKIIRYRSSKKILTVDELKMAIYELIDKSNEDKFMARVFQALRIETNQELEALKEMLTQSLDVLKPGGRLAVISYHSLEDRMVKNFMKSGRFDGEVEKDMFGNYFTPFTLITKKPLTPDDIEINQNKRARSAKLRIAEKN; translated from the coding sequence ATGAAGATATTTCATAATCCAGTGATGTTGAAAGAGGCTGTTGATGGATTAAACATTAAGCCCGGCGGGATTTATGTTGATGCAACTTTTGGAGGCGGAGGACATGCAAAAGAGATACTGAAAAAAATAGAAAATGGCCAGCTTATGGCTTTTGACAGGGACATTGATGCTATTAAAAACAAGGTGGATGATGAGCGTCTGATTTTACTAAACAACAACTTTCGTTATTTGAAACATTTTTTAAAATATTATAAAGCCATACCTGTTGACGGGATTCTTGCAGACCTCGGGGTTTCATCACATCAGTTTGATACCGCTGAACGAGGGTTTTCTACACGATTTAACTCAAAGCTGGATATGAGGATGGATATACGTAATGCGAATACTGCTGTGGAAATAGTGAATGATTATTCCGAGGAAAAACTTTCTGAGATTTTTAACAATTACGGGGAGTTAAATAATCATAAAGCATTAGCAAAAAAAATTATAAGATATAGAAGCTCCAAAAAAATCCTGACCGTTGATGAATTAAAAATGGCAATTTATGAACTTATTGACAAAAGCAATGAAGATAAATTTATGGCTAGGGTATTTCAGGCACTACGTATAGAAACAAATCAGGAACTGGAGGCTCTGAAAGAAATGCTTACACAAAGTCTGGATGTTTTAAAACCCGGCGGGCGCCTGGCGGTGATTTCATACCATTCCCTGGAAGACCGCATGGTAAAGAATTTTATGAAATCCGGCAGGTTTGATGGAGAAGTGGAAAAAGATATGTTTGGAAATTATTTTACTCCTTTTACCCTAATAACAAAAAAGCCTTTAACACCTGATGATATTGAAATAAATCAAAACAAAAGAGCCAGAAGTGCCAAATTAAGAATTGCAGAAAAAAACTAA
- the mraZ gene encoding division/cell wall cluster transcriptional repressor MraZ, whose product MLELKGEFECKLDGKNRLVFPAGLKKQLPLTSAKKFVINRGFEQCLGLYTVEAWETIIKEIKKLSRYKKDARNFLRYFYRGATEIELDGTNRLLLPKSLLKYAGIEKEVLVFAYLDRIEIWDKNKYETLITDEPEGYADLAEKVLGNIELLTDEDIS is encoded by the coding sequence ATGCTGGAATTAAAAGGAGAATTTGAATGTAAGCTTGATGGGAAAAACAGGCTGGTGTTTCCTGCCGGGCTAAAAAAGCAGCTGCCTTTGACTTCGGCTAAAAAATTTGTTATAAACCGGGGTTTTGAGCAATGCTTGGGTTTATATACTGTTGAAGCCTGGGAAACCATCATAAAAGAAATAAAGAAACTTAGCAGGTATAAAAAAGATGCCAGGAATTTCTTAAGATATTTTTACAGGGGTGCCACAGAAATTGAATTAGACGGGACTAACAGGTTGCTTTTGCCAAAAAGTTTGTTGAAATATGCTGGTATTGAAAAAGAGGTCTTGGTTTTTGCATATCTAGACAGGATAGAAATCTGGGACAAGAACAAGTATGAAACTCTTATAACAGATGAACCTGAAGGTTATGCTGACCTTGCTGAAAAGGTACTTGGGAACATTGAACTTCTGACAGATGAAGATATTTCATAA